The Lutibacter profundi region TTTTGTTTTTAGAATAAAAAATTAAAGATATATTTGTCCTCTGTTAAAAATGGATAAGTGAAAAAACAAATTTTAGGCATATTTTTTTATCTACTTTATTTGTTAGCAATGGTTCGCCCTATTGCCCCTATTATTGAATATTATGCTAACTATGATTATATAGCTAGTGTATTATGTGAAAATAGAGATAAGCCTTATTTAGCTTGTAATGGGAAATGTTACTTAGAAAAGCAATTGAACAAAGTAAATCATAACAATCACGATCACAAATCTACCATTCCTCAAATAGATTTTGATAAGTATCCAGTTTCACCTATTGGACAATTCTCTTATCAATTTAGTAATATTAATGAATTAAATTTTGAAAGATTATTCATTTTAAAGAATACTTCACAAGATTATTTTTCTTCCATATTAAAACCACCACAGGTTATTTTCTTCATATAATCTATTGCTTAAAATTTAGTATACATAGTTATTGCTATGTTAGCATGCGTATTGTGTTTGCAAATAATTGTGGATACACTTAAGCTATTCTACTTCAATTTTAAGATTTAATCAAAAACATATTAATAAGTAATAATACTGTAATCGCTAAAAATTGAGTGCGATTAGGTTAAAAATTATATTCAATGAATAATAAGACTGTATATGCTAGTATATTACTAGTATTTGTTGTGGCATTGTCGTATGCCCAAGAAACAACGATTAAAGGAAAGGTGATTGATGATAAAACAAATAATTATATTGAAAATGCAATCATAAAAGTTTTAAAAAGTAATAAATACACAATTAGCAATAAGAATGGAGAATTTACTTTAAACGTCAACGAAGGAGATCAAATTGAAGTTTCTCACATAAGTTATAAAACGGTAGTAGTAAATGCTCAAAGTCAATTAACCATTACCCTACAATCAGTCCCAATAAGTTTAAATGAAATTATTGTTTCGGCAAATCCTTTACAAGATATTTCTCAATCTGTAGTAGTGAATGAAACTTCAAAAAAAATAAGTCAACCTAGAAGTGTTGGGGGGTTGTTTAGAGATATAAAAGGATTTGGTATTGCCAAAAAAGGAGCCTATGCTTCAGAACCTGTATTTCGTTCATTTAGATTTGAACAATTAAACATACAATATGATGGAGGTATGAAAGTGTTAAATGCTTGTCCAAATAGAATGGATCCTATTACAACTCATGTAATACCTGAAGAAATTGAAAAAATAGAAATTGTTAAAGGTCCTTTTACAGTTCGATTTGGTCAAAACTTTGGAGGAATTATTAACCTTGTAACAAAAACTCCTGATAGAAATAAACTAGGTGTTCACGGAAGTATAGAAGGAGGTTATGAAACAAATGGAAATAACTTGGTAAGCGGAGCATCCGTTATTTTTGTTGGTAAAAAAGTAGACTTAAATTTTAACGGTTCATATCGTGATTTTGGTGATTATACTGATGGAAATGGAATAGAAGTTCCTTCGTCATTTAGAACAACAGATTATTCAATTAAAGTAGGAGTAAACCCAACAGATAATCAACGTTTGCAGTTTAGCTGGAGACAATCTTTCAGTAGAGATATAGATCACGCTGGGTTACCAATGGATTCCCCCTACGATGATAGCTATTTAACAGGAATAGATTATAAAATTAATGAACTTTCTGAAAAAATCAGCAGCTTTACAGTAAAAGTATTTTATTCATATGTTGATCATTTGATGACAAACGAAGGACGCCCTACATTTATGATGGTAGATGCTGCAACACCCGTTGAATCTTGGACTTATGGAGGTAAAGCAGAATTGGTACTTAGCCTCTCTGACAATTCAAAACTTTATACAGGTATTGATGCTAATATTATTGATAGAAAAGGAAATAGAACCAGAATAGTTAAAATGATGAATGGTATGGTGCTTCCTAACCCTATGACCTTTTACGATAAAGTTTGGCAAGATGCAAATTTAGATGATATAGGCTTATTTGCTGAAGGTAAATTTAAAATTGAAGATTATACTACACTAACAACAGGTGTTAGAGCAGACTTTATTGCAACCTCGTTAGATGACCCAGCGGCAAATTTTGAAGCTTTATACGGAGGTGCTATTAACGATAAAACAGAAACAAATATTAGTGCTAATATTTCTGTAAAATATCAAAAAAATGGTTTTCAAACTCAATTGGCTTTTGGTAGAGGTGTAAGAACTGCTTCAATGGTAGAACGCTATATCAATCATTTTAATGTTGGAGTTGACCCTTATGAATATGTAGGAAACCCTAACTTAAAACCAGAAGTAAATAACCAAATAGAATTGTCTTTTTTTAAAAATTTTAAGAACATATTTATTGGTGCATCATTTTTTCATTCATTCTTGGAAGATTATATAACAGCAGTTGTAACAGATATTCCTCGTGTATATATGCCAACAACACCACCAACTGTTACAAAGCAGTTTATAAACGTAGATAAAGCATCTCAAACAGGTTTTGAATTTACATTTAATGTAAAAGCTTCAGAAAAAATCTCATTCACTTCGGATGTATCCTATACAAGAGCTCAAAATAATGATTTTGATGAGCCTATCCCTCAAATTCCGCCTTTTAAAGCAAACTTAGGAGCTAAATATGAAAGTAATAACTATTGGGTTTTATTAAGTTCAAGGTTAGTTGCAGCTCAAAATAGGATTTCAACAACATTTATGGAAGAAAAAACACCTGGTTTTGGAACACTAGATTTACGTTTTGGTTTTGAGCCAAGTAGAAGATTATCAGTTGGTGCAGCAGTACTTAATATTTTTGATAAAGCCTATTATGAACATTTAAATTTCTCGTATCAAAATTCAAATACCCTATCAGGGAGAATTTTTGAACCGGGGAGAAATTTCACAATATATATTAAGTATAAGTTTTAGCAATACTTTATACTTATTTGTTTGTTAATTTGGAAACCACGAAATATTAATTTTTTCGTGGTTTTTTTGCTAATTTTTTTTAAATTGCAGTAAACCAACTAACACAACTTCACAATGAAAATAACTTATTTAGGACATGCAAGTTTAAGTATTGAAACAAGAGATAAAACATTACTAATTGATCCTTTTATTTCGGGAAATGATTTGGCTAAAAGTATTGAAATTGATAAATTACAAGCAGATTATATTTTGATAACGCATGCACATGAAGATCATATTTTAGATGTTGAAGTTATAGCAAAAAGAACAGGGGCTAAAATAATTTCTAATTTTGAAATTGTTACATATTTTGAAACTAAAGGCATTGCTGGTCATCCAATGAATCATGGTGGGAAATGGAAATTTGATTTTGGAACTGTTCATTATACCAATGCTGTACATTCAAGCTCATTTCCTGACGGAAGCTATGGAGGTCAGCCTGGTGGGTTTGTAATTGAAACAAGTCACCATAGATTGTATATAGCAGGTGATACAGCTTTAACATACGATATGAAACTGATTCCTGATGTTATTGGAGAATTAGATTTGGTTGTTTTACCAGTGGGAGACAATTTTACGATGGGAATTGATGAAGCAATAAAAGCCAGTACGTTTTTAAATTGTAATAAAGTTTTAGGCTATCATTTTGATACATTTGGTTATATAAAAATTAATCATAAAGAAGCGTTTGAAAAATTTGCTAAAGCTAAAAAGGAAATATTTTTATTACCAATAGGAGAAAATATTAAATTGTAATTAGGGCTTATTTTTTAACCATTCTTGTCTTAAATCATTAGATAATATTCCTGTTCCATCATGTTTCCACCCTGGTGGTTTCACAAAATATTTTAGTCTATTTCTAAACGAAGTTTTAGAAGTAAATACATCTTTAAAAATAGCGACCCACTCATGAAAAGCAATAGTTATTGGATTAAATGAATTTATATTTGAAGTTAATCCATATACAACTTTTTCATCTTCCAATTCTGATTGGAAAGTTCCAAAAAATTTATCCCAAATAATTAATATGCCTGCATGATTTCTATCTAAATACAGAGGGTTAGATCCATGATGCACCCTATGATGAGATGGTGTATTAAATATTGCCTCAAACCAACGAGGCATTTTGTGTATTAACTCTGTATGAATCCAATATTGATATAATAAGCTAATACTCATTTGGGTAAAAATCATTAATGGATGAAAACCCAATAGAGGCAATGCTAAATAAAAAATAAAACCAAAAAAACTACCAGTCCAAGTTTGCCTTAAAGCAGTACTTAAATTGTATTTTTGTGAAGAGTGATGTACAACGTGTGATGCCCAAAAAAAACGACTTTCATGGCTAATTCTATGAAACCAATAATAAAAAAAATCTTGTCCAACAAAAACAAGTAACCAAGCCCACCAAGTAAAAGGTATTGTAGTAATTTTGTAATTTTCATATAAGAAAGTAATTACAAAAACAATTATTAATTTACTAACCATTTCAATAAAAACATTGCCAATTCCCATTGCTAATGAGGCAAAGGTATCTTTAATATTATAGCTATTAGGCTTTTTCTTATAAATTACAATTCCCTCAATAATTACCGTGGCAATAAAAAAAGGAATAGCATAGTAAATTAAGTTTGGAATGTGTGGTATTTCCATGAAATTTTATTATTTGCTTCCAATATAAATAAATTTTATTTATTTGTACCTTTCAGCGTAAAAATATGAGAGCAACCTTTTTAAAATACATACTAAATTTTAAGCAAGCTAGTGGTACCTCTAGGGGAGTTTTAAAAACAAAAGAAACCTTTTTTTTAAAACTTATTGACGGAAAAAGAATAGGAATTGGAGAATGTGCTGTTTTTAGAGGGCTTAGTGTTGATGACAGACCTGATTATGAAAATAAATTACAATGGCTTTGTAATAATATTAATCAAAACACAACGAATCTATTAAATGAGTTAGTAGAGTTCCCCTCCATACAATTTGGTTTAGAACAAGCTGTTTTATCTTTAAATAGTGTAAATAATTTTGAGTTATACCCTTCAAAATTTACACAGTCTAAAGATTCAATAAATATAAATGGTTTAGTATGGATGGGTAATAAATCTTTTATGAATCAACAAATAAAAGAAAAAATAGCGGCTGGTTTTTCAACTATAAAAATGAAAATTGGAGCGATAGATTTTAAAACAGAATTGTCTTTATTAAAAAGTATTAGAAAAGAGTTTTCAGCTGAAGAAATAGAATTAAGAGTTGATGCTAATGGAGCATTTAAATATTCAGAGGTTTTAGAGAAATTAAAAAGATTAGCTGAATTTGAACTACACTCAATAGAGCAGCCAATAAAACAAGGGCAGTTAAATTTAATGGCAGAAATATGCTTAAAAACACCAATTCCAATTGCGTTAGATGAAGAGTTAATAGGTGTTTTTAATGTAACAAATAAGCAAAAATTACTACAAATAATAAACCCGCAGTATATAATTTTAAAACCCAGTTTGGTTGGCGGATTTAAAGGAAGTGAAGAATGGATAAATTTGGCTGAAAAACAACAAGTTAAATGGTGGGTAACATCTGCTTTGGAAAGTAATATTGGTTTAAATGCAATTGCACAATGGACATATTCTTTAAATACAAAAACCCCTCAAGGTTTAGGAACAGGAAGTTTATTTACCAATAATTTTAAAAGCCCGTTAGAAGTTAAAAAAGGACATTTACATTATAACAATTCAAAAAAATGGAAATTTAATTTATTTTAATTTATGAAATTTATACAACAAGCATACAAAGGGAATAATCAATGGTGGGCATATATAGTAACAATTATAATTTTATTTTTTGGATGGCAGTTTATAGGGGTTATTCCTTTAACAGGTGTTGCATATTTTTATGCCAACGATTTAAATGAATTTGCTAATGCAGCTAAAGATAATTTTGCAACTTTAGGTATTGATACAAATTTGTATTTATTTTTAATAATTTTAACTTTTTTAGGAGGGTTATTATCTTTGTTTTTAGGAATAAAAGTTATTCATAGAAGAAAAATTATAACATTAATTACCAGTCGAGAAAAACTAGATTGGAGTAGGGTATTTTATGCATTTAAAATTTGGGCTGCACTAGGCGTAATTATGATTTTAATAGGATATTTTATTGCTCCTGAAGATTATGTATGGAATTTTAAACCTTTGCCATTTTTTATTTTAGTAGTTATTTCATTGTTGTTTTTACCAATTCAAACTAGTATGGAAGAATTGTTATTTAGAGGTTATTTAATGCAAGGTTTTGGAACGTGGTTTAAAAATTCATTTATTGCATTAATCTTAACTTCAGTAATTTTTGGCTTATTACACGGTTTAAATCCTGAAGTTGAAAAGTTGGGTTGGATTAGTATGATATATTATATTGGAACAGGTTTGGTATTGGGAATTTTCACCTTAATGGATGAAGGAACGGAATTGTCTTTAGGGTTCCATGCTGCAAATAATATAATTGCAGCGGTTTTTGTAACTGCAAATTGGACAGTTTTTCAAACGGATGCTTTATTAGTAGATATCTCTGAACCTTCTGTTGGATGGGAAATGTTTGTACCTGTGTTTATTTTGTATCCACTAGTTCTATTTATTTTCTCTAAAAAATATGGTTGGACCAATTGGCAAGAAAAATTGATGGGAACAATACGTAAACCTATTGAGTTGAAGGAAGAAGAATTTATAGCGTAAGTTTTATAGGTGTAAAGTATAAAGTTGAAAAGCTTTAAAGTCAGGAACAAAAATTACGCCATTCTACACTGCGATATGCAATCTTACAAATTAGAAATTAAAAACAATAAACCAGAAGCCAAAAAAATATTGATCTTGGAAAAAACATCATTTCATAAAGATTTTAAATTACAAGGAATATCATTTAGTTCAAAAGAAGAGTTAATTAATTTTTCTACAAAAAACTTGAATGTAGAGGTTACTCATTTTTTGCAGCAATGGTTTAATAATAGTTTGTTTGTAGAAGTAAAAACATCAGGCTCAACAGGGAAGCCCAAAGATCTAAAACTTCAGAAAAATTATATGGTAAATAGTGCGAAAGCCACAGGTGAATATTTTAAATTGCCTAAAAATACTACAGCATTATTATGCATGTCTCCAAATTATATTGCTGGTAAAATGATGTTAGTTCGCGCATTAACATTGGGTTGGCAATTAGATGTTGTTGAACCAACTTCAAAACCATTAGAAAACACTTCAAAACAATATGATTTTTCGGCAATGGTGCCAATGCAACTACACAATTCTTTAAGTGAGTTGTATAAAATAAAGAAGCTAATTGTTGGGGGTGGCGTTGTTTCAAATGAATTACTTAACAAAATTCAAAATGTAAATACAGAAGTTTTTGCTACTTATGGAATGACCGAAACAATTACACATATTGCCATTAAAAAATTAAATCACTTCAATAACGTCATTGCGAATGAAACGAAGCAATCTCATTATAATGTATTACCAAATATTTCAATTTCTAATGATAGTAGAGGTTGTTTAGTAATTAATGCACCAAATGTTTCTGAAGAAAAAATTATTACAAATGATATTATTGAACTGATTTCTTCCACAAAATTTAACTGGTTAGGACGTTATGATACTGTAATTAATTCGGGAGGAATAAAATTAATTCCAGAACAAATTGAAGAAAAGATTAGAAGTGTTTTAACATCACGTTTTTTTGTTTCGGGATTGCCAGATGTTATCTTAGGAGAACAATTAATTTTGGTAGTTGAATGTATTGATACGGAAATGAATGAAGAAGATATTTTCAAAAAAATAAAAAAGCTAAAATCTGTATCTTCCTATGAAATTCCTAAAAAAATATATTTTTTAGATCGATTTGTAATTACTGAAACAAAGAAAATAAATAGAAAAGAAACACTAAAAATGATTAAGAGTATCGACTTATAATTTTTAAAATCACTAGCAATTTTACCAATATTAAACCCGAATAATGCCATACAGGGGTTTTTGTGGTTTCTTTCAATTCAAAGTAGGCAAGTTTAATATCATTAGGCATATCTTCTAGCTGATAATTTTGATTGCAATTCGTGCAATTTGATTCGCCATATTTCCCTACAGAAATTAGAGGTAATTGTAAAAAGTGTTTATACCTTCCTGAAACAATTATTTTTGTTGATTGTTTTTTGTTGCACTTAGGGCATACAATAGTCGAAGTTATTTCGCTTTTTAGTATTGAAGATTTTTTATTAATTAATGGCATTACATTTCCATAGAGTGGTACACGTTTTGAACATCATCATCCTCTTCCAATTTTTCTAATAATTTTTCAACATCAGCCTGTTGCTCTTCGGAAAGCTTAGTAGTTGTAGTTGGAATTCGTTCGAATCCAGAAGAAAGAATTTCTAAGTTATTTTCTTCTAAATATTTTTGAATAGCTCCAAATTGTTCAAAAGGGGCATAAATTAAAATTCCATCTTCATCTTCAAAAACTTCTTCAACATCAAAATCTATCAATTCTAACTCAAATTCTTCTAAATTCATTTTTAAATCTTCTGCTTTCACTCTAAAATTACAAGTATGGTCAAACATAAAAATCACAGAACCTGAAGTTCCAAAATTCCCATCACATTTATTAAAAGCAGCTCTTACATTAGCAACAGTTCTATTGTTATTGTCAGTTGCTGTTTCAACAACTAAAGCAACACCATGGGGTGCATATCCCTCAAATAAAACTTCTTTATAGTTGGCGGTATCTTTGTCACTTGCTTTTTTTATAGCACGTTCTACATTATCTTTTGGCATATTAGCTGCCTTTGCATTTTGAATAACAGCTCTTAAGCGTGCGTTTGTTTCAGGGTTTGGGCCACCTTCTTTAACTGCCATTACAATATCTTTACCAATGCGAGTAAAGGTTTTTGCCATTGCAGACCAACGTTTCATTTTTCTTGCTTTTCTAAATTCAAAGGCTCTTCCCATAATTTAATATTATTTTTAGTGTTGCAAATGTAATTATTACAATATATTTTCACAATTTTTCACACTTGAATTACTCCCAAATTAAATTCTTTTTTAATAGGGGCATGGTTGGCAGCCTCAATTCCCATACTAATCCATTTTCTGGTGTCTAACGGGTTTATAACGGCATCAGTCCATAAATGTGCAGCTGCATAATAAGGAGATGTTTGTTTGTTATATCTTTCCTGTATAGATTCTAAGATTTCGTTTTCTTTTTCTTTTGAAATTTTTTCACCTTTCTTTTTTAGTGATGCGGTTTCAATTTGCAATAAAACTTTGGCAGCTTGCCCTCCTCCCATAACTGCCAAACGTGCTGATGGCCATGCTACAATTAATCTTGGGTCATAGGCTTTTCCACACATGGCGTAATTTCCCGCACCGTATGAATTTCCTATAATTATAGTAAATTTAGGAACTACAGAATTACTTACGGCATTTACCATTTTGGCTCCATCTTTAATAATACCACCGTGTTCACTTTTGCTACCAACCATAAAGCCAGTTACATCTTGTAAAAAAACTAATGGAATTTTTTTCTGGTTGCAATTTGCAATAAATCGTGTTGCTTTATCTGCACTGTCTGAATAAATGACTCCTCCAAATTGCATTTCTTTTTTTGCGTTTTTCACAACTTTTCGTTGGTTAGCAACAATACCAACTGCCCAGCCATCAATACGTGCGTAAGCACAAACTATTGTTTTTCCATAGTTTTTTTTATATTCTTCAAATTCAGAGTCATCAACAATTCGTTCAATAATGGCACGTATTTCATATTGTTCAGTTCGCGTTTGTGGAAGTATCCCTAAAATATCTTCAGGATTTTCAATAGGTTTTCTTGCTTCAACTCTGTTAAAACCAGCTTTATCAAAATCACCTATTTTATCAATAATATTTTTAATTTTATCTAAAGCTTCATAGTCATCCTTGGCTTTGTAATCAGTTACTCCACTAATTTCACAATGTGTGGTAGCTCCTCCCAAAGTTTCATTATCAATACTTTCGCCAATGGCTGCTTTTACTAAATAGCTTCCTGCTAAAAAAATACTTCCAGTTTTATCTACAATCAATGCTTCATCACTCATAACTGGTAAATAAGCACCACCGGCTACGCAACTTCCCATAATAGCAGAAATTTGTGTTATTCCCATACTGCTCATTATAGCATTGTTTCTGAAAATTCTTCCAAAATGTTCTTTGTCAGGAAAAATTTCATCTTGCATAGGTAGGTAAACGCCTGCACTATCTACTAAATAAATAATAGGCAACCTATTTTCAATAGCAATTTCTTGAGCTCGTAAATTCTTTTTCGCTGTAATAGGAAACCAAGCACCAGCTTTTACAGTGGCATCATTTGCAACAACAATACATTGTTTTCCTTTAATATAACCAATTTTAATAACTACTCCACCCGATGGGCAACCGCCGTGTTCTTTGTACATATTATCACCAGCTAAAGCACCAATTTCTATTGACCTGGATTTATTATCAAGCAAGTAGTTAATTCTTTCTCTTGCCGTTAATTTACCTTTTGCTTTGTGTTTTTCAATGTTTTTAATTCCTCCGCCTTTATAAACGTTTAAAAGTCTTTTTTTTAGCTCGGTAAGTTGAAGTTTATTGTAATCTTCGTTTTTATTGAAATTGATATTCATTTTGCATGTTTTACTATTCGCTAAAGTACAAAATGAATATTAAAATTAATAAATATATTCCTTGGTTGTAAATACCTAGGTAAATATAAATATTTATTGTAAGTTTGTATCAAATTAAGAACTTAAAACAGGTAGAATGAAGAAAAATATAATAACAATAGGAGGTAGTAATAGTAAAAATTCAATTAATAAAACGTTGGCTGAGCATGTTGGAGGGATGATGAATGATATTGAATTAACAAAAATTGATTTGAATGATTTTTCAATGCCACAATTTTCAATTGATATTGAAAATGAAGAGGGTTTTTCTGAGGGAGTAACTAATTTAAATACTATAATAAACAAAGCCGATGGTTTTATTATTTCATTGGCAGAACACAATGGTTCTTATTCGGTAGCATTTAAAAATGCACTTGATTGGCTATCTAGAATTAACGGTAAGGTTTGGAGAAATAAGCCGGTACTATTACTAGCAACCTCGCCAGGCGAGAGAGGAGGGCAAACGGTATTAGATATTGCTTTGGGGAGATTTCCTTATATGGGAGCAACTATTATTGGAAGTATGTCCTTTCCTTCATTTTTTGAAAATTTTAAAGAAAATGACATTGTAAATACAGATTTAAAATTAAAATTGGTAGAACTGGTTAATCAATTTAAGAAAGCATTATAGTTGTGGGAGATATTTCTAAAGATATTAATTCAATATTTTCCAATGAGAGAGTTAAAGCATTGATTAATATAAAATATACTGCTAATTGGTTAGATACTATTGGGAATGAGCTGTTAAAACCTTTCAAAATTTCTGTACAGCAGTATAATATTTTAAGAATATTGCGTGGAGCTGAAGAGGCGATTACAGTGAGCACCATTAAAAAAAGAATGATTCAAAAATCTCCAAACGCTACTCGATTAATGGATAAGTTATGTGCTAAAAAATTAATTGAAAGAACTCGATGTGAAAATGATAGAAGGATAGTTTATGTTAAAATTTCAGATAAAGGATTAAAATTATTATCAAAAATTAATATTGAAGAATTCAATAATCAGATGAATAACATAACGGTAGAAGAGGCCGAAACATTAAATAAAATTTTGGATAAAATTAGATAAGTAATGAAAAAAACAATACAAAGGGCGAATGAAAGAGGAACTGCCAATCACGGATGGTTAAAAGCCAACTTTTCGTTTAGTTTTGCAAATTATTACAACCCTGAAAAAGTAAATTTTGGCGCTTTACGTGTTTTAAATGATGATGTTATTGAAGCAGGGATGGGTTTTGGAACACATCCGCATAATAATATGGAAATTATTACTATTCCGCTAGAAGGCGCTTTAAAACATAAAGATTCTATGAGTGATAAATGGATTACTTTAGAAACAGGTGAAGTTCAAATAATGTCGGCTGGTAGTGGTTTAATGCATTCCGAAATGAATAATTCAACCACTGAACATATTAACTTGTTTCAAATATGGATAGTTCCAAATAAAAATGAAGTAAAACCGCGTTACGATCAAGGAAAATTTTCTATTTCTGCTAGAAATAATAAATTACAAGTGTTAGTTTCATCAATTGATGATAATGTAGCAAATGAGAGTCTTAAAATTCATCAAGATGCTCAAATTTCAAGAATAGATTTAAGTGAAAATACTGAATTTGAATATGAATTAGCTTCAGAAGAAAAGGGTGTTTTTGTAATGGTCATTAATGGAGAAGTTGAAATTGCTTCAGAAAAATTAACAAAAAGAGATGCTATTGGAATAGAGCAAACAAACCTTTTTAAAATTACTGCTAATAAAAAATCAGAGGTGCTTTTTATAGAAATTCCAATGAGATTCTAATTATTTTTCATTTAAAATTTTCATCATTTCAATAGCGGCAACTTTAGCTTTTGCTTTAACAAAACTTCTTGGCGTTTCATCTCCAATTTCATAAGTAATAGCTGTAGCTTTAAAATATCTTAAAAACCAGCCTTTTGAAACAGGTTGTGTGCTATCTTCTCTAATTTCATTAGGAGTGTAATTAGGAAAAGTAGCATCAATAGCACTAAACCACTCATCATAAAAATGCGGAATTGTAGTTCCTTCCATAGTACCACTTGTATAATATAAATCTTCTTGAGTAGAATGAAAATCAATACCTAAAACAACTTTTCCATCTGATTTTTTAGCTGTTTTTACAATTGTTTTTGTAACCGCCTTCACTTCTGGTTGTCGGTAAAATCCCCAATCTCTATTTAAATCTATACCATTTGCATTATGTCTCCAATGACCAAGATCTACACCATCTGGGTTTACAATTGGAAACACTAAAACTCTATATTTCGAAAAGAATATTTTAGACAATTCATTATTTTGAAGTAAGGTTTCTAAAAAACTTTGGAAAGCAATAAAACCAGAAACTTCAGGTGGGTGTTGGCGAGAAAGAAGAACAACAATATCTTTATTCTTAGGGTTTCCTGTATACATATCTAACATAGGAATTGGCCTCCCTAGAACA contains the following coding sequences:
- a CDS encoding TonB-dependent receptor domain-containing protein, which encodes MNNKTVYASILLVFVVALSYAQETTIKGKVIDDKTNNYIENAIIKVLKSNKYTISNKNGEFTLNVNEGDQIEVSHISYKTVVVNAQSQLTITLQSVPISLNEIIVSANPLQDISQSVVVNETSKKISQPRSVGGLFRDIKGFGIAKKGAYASEPVFRSFRFEQLNIQYDGGMKVLNACPNRMDPITTHVIPEEIEKIEIVKGPFTVRFGQNFGGIINLVTKTPDRNKLGVHGSIEGGYETNGNNLVSGASVIFVGKKVDLNFNGSYRDFGDYTDGNGIEVPSSFRTTDYSIKVGVNPTDNQRLQFSWRQSFSRDIDHAGLPMDSPYDDSYLTGIDYKINELSEKISSFTVKVFYSYVDHLMTNEGRPTFMMVDAATPVESWTYGGKAELVLSLSDNSKLYTGIDANIIDRKGNRTRIVKMMNGMVLPNPMTFYDKVWQDANLDDIGLFAEGKFKIEDYTTLTTGVRADFIATSLDDPAANFEALYGGAINDKTETNISANISVKYQKNGFQTQLAFGRGVRTASMVERYINHFNVGVDPYEYVGNPNLKPEVNNQIELSFFKNFKNIFIGASFFHSFLEDYITAVVTDIPRVYMPTTPPTVTKQFINVDKASQTGFEFTFNVKASEKISFTSDVSYTRAQNNDFDEPIPQIPPFKANLGAKYESNNYWVLLSSRLVAAQNRISTTFMEEKTPGFGTLDLRFGFEPSRRLSVGAAVLNIFDKAYYEHLNFSYQNSNTLSGRIFEPGRNFTIYIKYKF
- a CDS encoding metal-dependent hydrolase, whose product is MKITYLGHASLSIETRDKTLLIDPFISGNDLAKSIEIDKLQADYILITHAHEDHILDVEVIAKRTGAKIISNFEIVTYFETKGIAGHPMNHGGKWKFDFGTVHYTNAVHSSSFPDGSYGGQPGGFVIETSHHRLYIAGDTALTYDMKLIPDVIGELDLVVLPVGDNFTMGIDEAIKASTFLNCNKVLGYHFDTFGYIKINHKEAFEKFAKAKKEIFLLPIGENIKL
- a CDS encoding sterol desaturase family protein, whose product is MEIPHIPNLIYYAIPFFIATVIIEGIVIYKKKPNSYNIKDTFASLAMGIGNVFIEMVSKLIIVFVITFLYENYKITTIPFTWWAWLLVFVGQDFFYYWFHRISHESRFFWASHVVHHSSQKYNLSTALRQTWTGSFFGFIFYLALPLLGFHPLMIFTQMSISLLYQYWIHTELIHKMPRWFEAIFNTPSHHRVHHGSNPLYLDRNHAGILIIWDKFFGTFQSELEDEKVVYGLTSNINSFNPITIAFHEWVAIFKDVFTSKTSFRNRLKYFVKPPGWKHDGTGILSNDLRQEWLKNKP
- a CDS encoding o-succinylbenzoate synthase: MRATFLKYILNFKQASGTSRGVLKTKETFFLKLIDGKRIGIGECAVFRGLSVDDRPDYENKLQWLCNNINQNTTNLLNELVEFPSIQFGLEQAVLSLNSVNNFELYPSKFTQSKDSININGLVWMGNKSFMNQQIKEKIAAGFSTIKMKIGAIDFKTELSLLKSIRKEFSAEEIELRVDANGAFKYSEVLEKLKRLAEFELHSIEQPIKQGQLNLMAEICLKTPIPIALDEELIGVFNVTNKQKLLQIINPQYIILKPSLVGGFKGSEEWINLAEKQQVKWWVTSALESNIGLNAIAQWTYSLNTKTPQGLGTGSLFTNNFKSPLEVKKGHLHYNNSKKWKFNLF
- a CDS encoding CPBP family intramembrane glutamic endopeptidase, whose product is MKFIQQAYKGNNQWWAYIVTIIILFFGWQFIGVIPLTGVAYFYANDLNEFANAAKDNFATLGIDTNLYLFLIILTFLGGLLSLFLGIKVIHRRKIITLITSREKLDWSRVFYAFKIWAALGVIMILIGYFIAPEDYVWNFKPLPFFILVVISLLFLPIQTSMEELLFRGYLMQGFGTWFKNSFIALILTSVIFGLLHGLNPEVEKLGWISMIYYIGTGLVLGIFTLMDEGTELSLGFHAANNIIAAVFVTANWTVFQTDALLVDISEPSVGWEMFVPVFILYPLVLFIFSKKYGWTNWQEKLMGTIRKPIELKEEEFIA
- a CDS encoding AMP-binding protein, with product MQSYKLEIKNNKPEAKKILILEKTSFHKDFKLQGISFSSKEELINFSTKNLNVEVTHFLQQWFNNSLFVEVKTSGSTGKPKDLKLQKNYMVNSAKATGEYFKLPKNTTALLCMSPNYIAGKMMLVRALTLGWQLDVVEPTSKPLENTSKQYDFSAMVPMQLHNSLSELYKIKKLIVGGGVVSNELLNKIQNVNTEVFATYGMTETITHIAIKKLNHFNNVIANETKQSHYNVLPNISISNDSRGCLVINAPNVSEEKIITNDIIELISSTKFNWLGRYDTVINSGGIKLIPEQIEEKIRSVLTSRFFVSGLPDVILGEQLILVVECIDTEMNEEDIFKKIKKLKSVSSYEIPKKIYFLDRFVITETKKINRKETLKMIKSIDL
- a CDS encoding YebC/PmpR family DNA-binding transcriptional regulator; this encodes MGRAFEFRKARKMKRWSAMAKTFTRIGKDIVMAVKEGGPNPETNARLRAVIQNAKAANMPKDNVERAIKKASDKDTANYKEVLFEGYAPHGVALVVETATDNNNRTVANVRAAFNKCDGNFGTSGSVIFMFDHTCNFRVKAEDLKMNLEEFELELIDFDVEEVFEDEDGILIYAPFEQFGAIQKYLEENNLEILSSGFERIPTTTTKLSEEQQADVEKLLEKLEEDDDVQNVYHSMEM